Proteins encoded in a region of the Flavobacteriaceae bacterium HL-DH10 genome:
- a CDS encoding zinc-dependent peptidase, whose protein sequence is MLYILIVNASKILLGILLVVLACILIYYTFRLIEMGYVLKYKKPLYNHFYLYLRKLNDKQKRVLQHQFSFYKKLSIKEKKYFEHRVVSFIQDKDFISREGAIITEEQQVLISATAVMLTFGFRDFYIGLISKIVIYPEAFYSQTNDAYHKGEFNPKLKALVLSWKDFQEGYRINNDNLNLGIHEFTHAIHLNSIKERDVSSIIFKDSFKELSILLNSKDGLKERLTKSEYFRGYAYTNQFEFLAVVIENFIETPQDFRSEFPLIYSKIKQMLNFSFGGY, encoded by the coding sequence ATGTTATATATTTTAATTGTTAATGCTAGCAAAATATTGCTAGGTATTTTGTTAGTCGTATTAGCATGTATTCTTATATACTATACTTTTAGATTAATAGAAATGGGCTATGTTTTAAAGTATAAAAAACCATTATACAATCATTTTTATCTCTATTTACGAAAGCTGAATGATAAACAAAAACGAGTTTTACAGCACCAATTTTCATTTTATAAAAAACTTAGCATCAAAGAAAAAAAATATTTTGAGCATCGGGTTGTATCTTTTATACAAGACAAAGATTTTATTAGTAGAGAAGGTGCTATAATTACAGAAGAACAACAAGTTTTAATATCGGCAACTGCTGTTATGCTAACCTTTGGGTTTAGAGATTTTTATATTGGTCTTATTTCAAAAATTGTAATCTATCCTGAGGCTTTTTATTCTCAAACAAATGATGCCTATCATAAAGGAGAATTTAATCCGAAGCTTAAGGCACTTGTACTCTCATGGAAAGATTTTCAAGAAGGTTATAGAATTAATAATGATAATTTAAACCTAGGAATTCATGAATTTACGCATGCTATTCATTTAAACAGTATTAAAGAACGTGATGTTAGCTCAATTATTTTTAAAGATTCTTTTAAAGAATTATCGATACTATTAAATTCTAAGGATGGGTTAAAAGAAAGATTAACTAAATCTGAATATTTTAGAGGTTATGCCTATACCAACCAATTTGAGTTTTTAGCAGTTGTTATAGAAAACTTCATAGAAACACCTCAAGATTTTAGATCTGAGTTTCCTCTTATTTATAGTAAAATTAAACAAATGCTTAATTTTAGTTTTGGTGGATATTAA
- a CDS encoding CBS domain-containing protein: MIKKAPVSMIMTEPVITLNTNDNLEKAEFLFKHNHIRHIPVVSDDAVVGMLSYTDLLRLSFGDVTNNSDDSTDVLVYNMFTIDQVMKKQIITVSRSNSIKDVAKILAVEEFHALPVVDRNKLVGIVTTTDLIKYLLLQF, from the coding sequence ATGATAAAGAAAGCACCAGTTTCAATGATAATGACTGAGCCAGTTATTACTTTAAATACAAATGATAATTTAGAAAAAGCTGAATTTCTTTTTAAGCATAATCATATTAGACATATTCCTGTTGTTTCTGATGATGCTGTTGTTGGGATGCTAAGTTATACAGATTTATTGCGATTAAGTTTTGGAGATGTTACTAATAATTCAGATGATTCTACAGATGTATTAGTTTATAATATGTTTACAATAGACCAAGTAATGAAAAAACAAATAATAACGGTATCTAGATCTAACTCCATTAAAGATGTCGCAAAAATACTGGCTGTAGAAGAATTTCATGCTTTACCCGTAGTTGATAGAAATAAATTAGTGGGTATAGTAACGACTACCGATCTTATAAAATATTTATTACTACAATTTTAA
- a CDS encoding CBS domain-containing protein, translating to MNKQIPVSTIMSKNIIALTRTDNLERAEMLFNKYRIKHIPVVSRDVVIGMLSYSDLLKISLADAAQDDYNVNAVVYNAFTIEQVMTKDVETIDSQTTITQATQILANRGFHALPVVDNGILTGIVTTTDLLQYYLKQ from the coding sequence ATGAATAAGCAAATTCCAGTGTCTACTATAATGAGTAAAAATATTATAGCACTTACTAGAACAGATAATTTAGAAAGAGCTGAAATGCTTTTTAATAAATATAGAATTAAGCACATTCCTGTTGTAAGTAGAGATGTTGTAATAGGTATGTTAAGCTATTCTGATTTGTTGAAAATAAGTTTGGCAGATGCAGCTCAAGACGATTATAATGTAAATGCTGTGGTTTATAATGCATTTACTATTGAGCAAGTAATGACTAAAGATGTGGAAACCATTGATAGTCAAACAACGATAACTCAGGCCACACAAATTTTAGCAAATAGAGGATTCCATGCATTACCAGTTGTAGATAATGGTATTTTAACAGGAATTGTAACGACTACAGATTTATTACAGTATTATTTAAAACAGTAG
- the rpe gene encoding ribulose-phosphate 3-epimerase, translating to MNSKLIAPSLLAADFGNLQRDIEMVNKSDADWFHIDVMDGHFVPNISYGMPVIQAIKKYATKPLDVHLMIEKPERYIEEFAKVGADIITVHYESTVHLHRTLTQIEDAGCKAGVVLNLTTPISVLEDILPKCYMVLLMSINPGFGGQKFEDITYNRIQKLRKMANEQGLNTRIEIDGGVTNKNIKQLVDAGADVFVAGSHVFKSNNQTETIKELKALANS from the coding sequence ATGAATTCTAAACTAATAGCTCCCTCTTTACTAGCCGCCGATTTTGGAAACTTACAACGAGACATTGAAATGGTTAACAAAAGTGATGCTGATTGGTTTCATATAGATGTTATGGATGGTCACTTTGTTCCAAACATATCTTACGGAATGCCAGTAATTCAAGCCATAAAAAAATACGCAACCAAACCTTTGGATGTACATTTAATGATTGAAAAGCCAGAACGCTACATTGAAGAGTTTGCTAAAGTTGGAGCCGATATTATTACGGTTCATTACGAATCTACAGTTCATTTACATAGAACACTTACACAAATTGAAGATGCAGGTTGTAAAGCAGGCGTTGTACTAAACTTAACAACACCTATTTCTGTTTTAGAAGATATTTTACCTAAATGCTACATGGTTTTACTTATGTCTATAAACCCTGGTTTTGGTGGTCAAAAGTTTGAGGATATTACCTATAATAGAATCCAGAAACTACGAAAAATGGCAAATGAGCAAGGTTTAAATACGCGCATAGAAATTGATGGTGGTGTTACTAACAAAAATATTAAACAATTAGTTGATGCAGGAGCTGACGTTTTTGTAGCTGGTAGCCATGTATTTAAAAGCAATAATCAAACTGAAACTATTAAAGAATTAAAAGCACTTGCTAATTCTTAA
- a CDS encoding sigma-70 family RNA polymerase sigma factor yields the protein MRQLKITKQVTNRETASLDKYLQEIGKVDLITADEEVELAQRIKAGDQIALEKLTKANLRFVVSVAKQYQNQGLTLPDLINEGNLGLIKAAQRFDETRGFKFISYAVWWIRQSILQALAEQSRIVRLPLNKIGSINKINKTFAFLEQSHERPPSAEEIAKELDMTINDVKESMKNSGRHVSMDAPLVEGEDSNLYDVLNSGESPNPDRELLHESLRTEIERALETLTPREADVIRLYFGLGNQHPMTLEEIGETFDLTRERVRQIKEKAIRRLKHTSRSKILKTYLG from the coding sequence ATGAGACAACTTAAAATTACGAAGCAGGTTACCAATAGAGAAACCGCATCGTTAGATAAATATTTACAAGAAATTGGTAAAGTAGATTTAATTACTGCCGATGAAGAAGTAGAATTAGCTCAACGTATAAAAGCAGGAGATCAAATTGCTTTAGAAAAATTAACAAAAGCTAATTTACGTTTCGTTGTATCGGTTGCAAAACAATACCAGAATCAAGGACTTACATTACCAGATTTAATTAATGAAGGAAACTTAGGTTTAATTAAAGCAGCTCAACGCTTTGATGAAACTCGTGGTTTTAAATTTATATCGTATGCTGTTTGGTGGATTCGTCAATCGATTCTTCAAGCTTTAGCTGAACAATCTCGTATTGTTCGTTTACCTTTAAACAAAATTGGTTCTATTAACAAGATTAATAAAACATTTGCTTTTTTAGAGCAAAGTCATGAGCGTCCACCTTCTGCTGAAGAAATTGCAAAAGAATTGGACATGACCATTAATGACGTTAAGGAATCTATGAAAAATTCTGGTCGTCACGTAAGTATGGATGCGCCTTTAGTTGAGGGTGAAGATTCAAACTTATATGATGTACTTAATAGTGGTGAATCACCGAATCCAGATAGAGAGTTATTACATGAATCTTTACGTACTGAAATTGAACGTGCTTTAGAAACTTTAACGCCTCGTGAAGCAGATGTTATTCGGTTATACTTTGGTTTAGGAAACCAACACCCAATGACCTTAGAAGAAATTGGTGAAACATTCGATTTAACACGTGAGCGTGTAAGACAAATTAAAGAAAAAGCTATTAGAAGACTAAAACATACGTCTAGAAGTAAAATATTAAAAACATATTTAGGATAG